A portion of the Juglans microcarpa x Juglans regia isolate MS1-56 chromosome 1D, Jm3101_v1.0, whole genome shotgun sequence genome contains these proteins:
- the LOC121237407 gene encoding uncharacterized protein LOC121237407 isoform X6, which produces MHIFCFLQVRSHMPSALAPLLPSFCRDLIAILGSLSFECSVTIENGYLMRLKTGKRSLLIFCAFISRHRKYSDKLMPDIINCVLNIVKYSKKTSELNFLPERIVSLAFDVISHVLETGPGWRLVSPHFTFLLDSAIFPALVLNEKDISEWEEDAEEYIRKNLPSDLVWKYIVMFSKYLFTILISHHVTDSNYAQEEISGWREDLFTARKSAMNLLGVISMSTVTTQYSSINVFEPSLLTGSVVYVFCLVPQGPPMGNSSNGSSTASKRKKSEKNKRYSQRRFMGELFVLPFLSKFPIPSDANASQPKILNDYFGVLMAYGGLQDFLRVQEPGYISTLVYTRVLPLYTICACLPYLLATANWVLGELAPCLREEMSADVYSSLLKALAMPDEGDTSCYPVRVSAAGAIAALLENDYAPPEWLPLLEVVIGRIGNGDEESSLLFQLLISIVEAVDENVAVHIPYIVSALVGTITKLIPANPEPWPQVVERGFAALAVMAQSWENFLPEELEQNELSEKWTSGRATIGRAFSALLQHAWLSPMYRSDQEGEGSHTASCIDDSSTLLLSIMLSVSGSNVLLELKVLELLLVWANLIADCYAWDESENLSIFDCIKDVVNLHSKYGLKNFLVGRMSSPPAPPVPQRSIIEGIGGFVSEAISQYPSATWSACSCVHILLHVPSYSFDADGVKQSLVIAFSRAAFCRFREIRSNPCSLWKPLLVAIASCYLCYPDVVEEILEKGECGGFTIWASALGFLLTSSYESCLSEKSEIKLIVIALAQVVEQLGLRKPSSGVLRDCFTSLLEASARLKEVQEEKEEAEQDDEEDEDDEDDETSDYDEESEPEEQEETEEEFLDRYAKAAVALENGTVIEEGDVEDQEHETELGSLEEVDERKVVLSLIEKYHHALIQGQALPLELISRFLNAYPECSLYFQ; this is translated from the exons ATGCATATATTTTGCT TTTTACAGGTGAGATCGCACATGCCATCTGCTTTAGCTCCTCTTTTGCCTTCTTTTTGTCGTGATCTGATTGCCATTCTGGGTTCTTTGAGTTTTGAGTGTTCTGTTACCATAGAAAATGGATACTTGATGAGGCTGAAGACTGGAAAGAGAAGCTTGCTCATTTTCTGTGCTTTCATTAGCCGACACCGAAAGTACTCTGATAA GTTGATGCCAGACATCATCAACTGTGTTTTAAACATAGTCAAATATAGCAAAAAGACCAGt GAGCTTAATTTTTTACCAGAGAGGATTGTTTCCCTAGCTTTTGATGTGATTTCACATGTCCTGGAGACAGGCCCA GGATGGAGATTAGTTTCACCTCATTTTACCTTTTTGTTGGACTCTGCAATCTTTCCAGCATTAGTACTGAATGAGAAG GATATTTCAGAGTGGGAAGAAGATGCAGAGGAATACATACGAAAGAATCTTCCATCTGATCTTGTATGGAAGTAtattgtaatgttttcaaaatacttGTTCACCATTTTGATTAGCCATCATGTCACTGATTCTAATTATGCACAGGAAGAAATTTCTGGATGGAGGGAGGATTTGTTTACAGCTAGAAAAAGCGCAATGAACTTACTTGGTGTTATTTCCATGTCAACGGTTACTACTCAGTATTCCTCAATAAATGTCTTTGAACCATCTCTCTTGACAGGCAGTGTTGTTTACGTTTTTTGTTTGGTGCCTCAGGGTCCTCCAATGGGCAATTCTAGTAATGGTTCTTCAACTGCTTCAAAGCgcaaaaaaagtgaaaaaaacaaGAGATATAGTCAGCGCCGTTTTATGGGGGAGTTGTTTGTGCTTCCATTTTTGTCAAAGTTTCCTATTCCTTCTGATGCAAATGCATCCCaacctaaaattttaaatga TTATTTTGGTGTTCTGATGGCATACGGTGGTCTACAAGAT TTTCTAAGGGTGCAAGAACCTGGATATATTTCAACTCTCGTTTATACTCGGGTGCTTCCATTGTATACGATATGTGCATGCCTACCATACTTGCTTGCCACTGCAAATTGGGTACTTGGAGAGCTTGCACCCTGTCTACGAGAA GAGATGAGTGCAGATGTATATTCTTCATTGCTCAAGGCATTGGCCATGCCAGATGAAGGGGATACTTCTTGTTATCCTGTCAGGGTTTCTGCTGCTGGCGCAATTGCTGCACTTCTTGAG AATGACTATGCGCCACCTGAGTGGTTACCTCTTCTTGAAGTTGTGATCGGTAGGATTGGTAATGGAGATGAAGAGAGCTCTCTTTTATTTCAGCTTCTTATTTCCATAGTGGAGGCTGTAGATGAAAATGTTGCAGTTCATATCCCATATATTGTTTCAGCATTGGTTGGTACAATCACAAAGTTGATACCTGCTAATCCAGAGCCTTGGCCTCAA GTGGTTGAACGGGGCTTTGCAGCCCTAGCAGTAATGGCTCAGTCCTGGGAAAATTTTTTGCCTGAAGAACTTGAGCAGAATGAACTTAGTGAAAAGTGGACATCTGGCCGAGCTACTATTGGCAGAGCGTTCTCTGCTCTCCTACAACATGCTTGGCTCTCACCCATGTATCGATCG GATCAGGAAGGGGAGGGTTCTCATACAGCATCGTGCATTGATGATTCATCAACGTTGCTCTTGTCCATTATGCTCTCGGTTTCTGGAAGCAATGTTCTTCTAGAGCTTAAAGTGTTGGAGCTATTATTAGTTTGGGCTAATCTAATTGCAGACTGTTATGCATGGGATGAATCAgagaatttatctatttttgacTGCATTAAAGATGTTGTGAATCTACACAGCAAATATGGGCTTAAGAATTTTCTTGTAGGAAGGATGTCGTCCCCTCCAGCTCCACCTGTGCCTCAACGTTCTATCATTGAAGGCATTGGTGGTTTTGTTAGTGAGGCCATATCACAATATCCATCTGCAACATGGAGTGCTTGCTCATGTGTCCATATACTACTTCATGTCCCGAGTTACTcttttgatgcagatggtgTGAAGCAATCATTGGTGATTGCTTTCAGTCGAGCAGCATTTTGCCGTTTCAGGGAAATTCGAAGTAACCCTTGTTCACTGTGGAAGCCGTTGTTGGTTGCTATAGCATCATGCTACTTATGTTATCCTGATGTGGTGGAAGAAATTTTGGAGAAGGGTGAATGTGGTGGCTTCACAATTTGGGCTTCTGCCCTGGGTTTTCTCCTCACTAGCTCCTACGAATCTTGTCTGTCAGAAAAATCCGAGATAAAGTTGATTG TGATTGCACTTGCCCAGGTGGTTGAGCAGCTGGGACTAAGGAAGCCAAGCAGTGGTGTGTTGCGTGACTGCTTTACTTCACTGTTGGAGGCATCTGCACGGCTGAAAGAAGTTcaggaagaaaaggaagaagctgAGCAAGATGATGAAGAGGATGAAGACGATGAAGATGACGAAACCTCTGACTATGATGAG GAGTCTGAGCCCGAGGAACAAGAAGAAACTGAAGAAGAGTTTTTGGATAGGTATGCTAAAGCAGCTGTTGCATTGGAAAATGGTACAGTTATTGAAGAGGGGGATGTAGAAGATCAAGAACATGAGACTGAGTTGG GTAGTTTGGAAGAGGTTGATGAGCGAAAAGTTGTGCTGTCATTGATTGAGAAATACCATCATGCTCTCATACAAGGACAGGCATTACCATTGGAGCTCATTTCAAGGTTCCTGAACGCCTACCCTGAATGTAGTTTATACTTCCAGTAA
- the LOC121237982 gene encoding ADP-ribosylation factor 2, with protein MGLTFTKLFSRLFAKKEMRILMVGLDAAGKTTILYKLKLGEIVTTIPTIGFNVETVEYKNISFTVWDVGGQDKIRPLWRHYFQNTQGLIFVVDSNDRDRVVEARDELHRMLNEDELRDAVLLVFANKQDLPNAMNAAEITDKLGLHSLRQRHWYIQSTCATSGEGLYEGLDWLSNNIANKA; from the exons ATGGGGCTTACTTTCACCAAGCTCTTCAGCCGGCTATTTGCCAAGAAAGAGATGCGTATTCTTATGGTTGGTCTGGATGCTGCTGGTAAAACCACAATTCTGTATAAGCTCAAGCTTGGGGAAATcgttaccaccattcctaccaTTG GATTTAATGTTGAAACCGtggaatataaaaatattagctTCACGGTTTGGGATGTTGGTGGTCAGGATAAG ATTCGACCTTTATGGAGACACTACTTCCAAAACACACAGGGACTTATCTTTGTGGTTGATAGCAATGACCGAGACCGTGTTGTTGAGGCTAGGGATGAGCTACACAGAATGTTGAATGAG GATGAATTAAGGGATGCCGTCTTGCTCGTGTTTGCAAACAAGCAAGATCTTCCTAATGCAATGAATGCTGCTGAGATCACTGACAAACTCGGCCTGCATTCTCTCCGGCAACGCCATTG GTATATCCAGAGCACATGTGCCACTTCCGGAGAAGGATTGTACGAGGGACTGGATTGGCTCTCAAACAACATTGCGAACAAG GCTTAA